One part of the Nitrosophilus kaiyonis genome encodes these proteins:
- the polX gene encoding DNA polymerase/3'-5' exonuclease PolX, with the protein MAITNADIAAIFNKVADLLEIKGENPFKVRAYRNAARTVENIGKSLVDLVNEGYDLTKLPGIGHDLSEYIKEIVTTGKFSKLQKLEKEIPSHLVDMLSIEGLGPKRIKVLYETLHVESMEDLRRAAESGEILKLPGFGPTLVEKILKGIRLAKKAGHRFRIDVAKNYAQDLVNYIKQIDGIIHIDVAGSYRRRKETVGDLDILVTAKDWDKVTEHFVKYSGIKEIVSKGPTRSTVILKSDLQVDLRSVPNESYGAALHYFTGSKAHNIAIRTRGVKLGLKINEYGVFKGEKRVGGEKEEDVFKSVGLPYIEPELRENRGEIEAAEAGKLPKLVKLDDIVGDLHMHTRYTDGKNSIEEMAEAAMKKGYKYIAITDHSKRVTVAKGLDEKRLLEQIEEIDKINEKLKNFTILKGIEVDILEDGSLDLSNDVLKELDVVVGAVHSKFKLSREKQTTRVLKAMDNPYFNILAHPTGRLIGSREGYDIDIEKILNHAKENGCYLEINAQPERLDLNDINAKLAKEMGIKMAISTDAHNIFSLDYMQYGVYQARRGWCEKEDILNTHSLKELKKLLKR; encoded by the coding sequence ATGGCTATAACAAATGCTGATATTGCCGCAATTTTTAATAAAGTCGCTGATCTACTTGAGATTAAAGGTGAAAATCCATTTAAAGTTAGAGCATATAGAAATGCTGCAAGAACTGTTGAAAATATTGGAAAATCTTTAGTAGATCTTGTAAATGAGGGTTATGATTTAACAAAGCTACCTGGAATTGGTCACGATTTGAGTGAATATATTAAAGAGATTGTTACTACTGGAAAATTTAGTAAACTTCAAAAACTTGAAAAAGAGATACCTTCCCATTTAGTTGATATGTTATCTATTGAGGGTCTTGGACCTAAAAGAATAAAAGTACTTTATGAAACTTTACATGTAGAATCAATGGAAGATTTAAGAAGGGCAGCTGAGAGTGGAGAGATATTAAAGCTTCCAGGTTTTGGTCCAACATTAGTAGAAAAAATTTTAAAAGGTATTAGACTTGCAAAAAAAGCTGGACACAGATTTAGAATAGATGTAGCAAAAAATTATGCCCAAGATTTAGTAAATTATATAAAACAGATTGATGGAATCATTCACATAGATGTTGCTGGAAGTTATAGAAGAAGAAAGGAAACTGTTGGTGATCTTGATATTTTAGTAACTGCAAAAGATTGGGATAAGGTTACTGAGCATTTTGTTAAATATAGCGGTATTAAAGAGATTGTATCAAAAGGTCCAACAAGAAGTACAGTAATATTAAAATCTGATTTACAAGTTGATTTAAGAAGCGTACCAAATGAGAGTTATGGTGCGGCACTGCACTATTTTACAGGTTCGAAAGCTCATAATATTGCTATTAGAACAAGAGGTGTAAAGCTTGGATTGAAGATTAATGAATATGGAGTTTTTAAAGGTGAAAAAAGAGTAGGTGGTGAAAAAGAAGAGGATGTTTTTAAAAGTGTGGGTTTGCCTTATATTGAACCAGAACTTAGAGAAAATAGAGGCGAAATAGAAGCAGCTGAGGCTGGAAAACTTCCAAAACTTGTGAAATTGGATGATATTGTAGGTGATCTTCATATGCATACAAGATATACAGATGGTAAAAATTCTATTGAAGAGATGGCTGAAGCTGCGATGAAAAAAGGTTATAAATATATTGCAATAACAGATCATTCAAAAAGAGTAACAGTTGCTAAAGGTTTAGATGAAAAAAGGTTATTAGAACAGATTGAAGAGATAGATAAAATAAATGAGAAACTTAAAAATTTTACTATTTTAAAAGGAATAGAAGTTGATATTTTAGAAGATGGAAGTTTAGATTTAAGCAATGATGTATTAAAAGAGTTAGATGTTGTAGTTGGTGCAGTTCATTCAAAATTTAAACTTTCAAGAGAAAAACAGACTACAAGAGTATTAAAAGCAATGGATAATCCATATTTTAATATTTTAGCTCATCCCACAGGTAGACTTATAGGAAGTAGAGAAGGGTATGATATAGATATTGAAAAAATTTTAAATCATGCAAAAGAGAATGGTTGTTATTTAGAGATTAATGCACAGCCAGAAAGACTTGATTTAAATGATATAAATGCAAAGCTAGCAAAAGAGATGGGAATAAAAATGGCAATTTCAACAGATGCTCACAATATCTTTTCACTTGATTATATGCAGTATGGAGTATATCAAGCTAGACGTGGATGGTGCGAAAAAGAAGATATTTTAAATACACATTCACTTAAAGAGTTAAAAAAACTTCTTAAACGCTAA
- a CDS encoding sensor domain-containing diguanylate cyclase: protein MQVFNINYKNIKDLKNVQKTFNKNFEKILIQVFCGKRDKAYIKNLQKNLNTLFPNSHVIGTTTAGEIFNGKVYDSHTVISFTQFENVSLNSLLIEEENSEKLGKEIGNRLVSDDTKVILTFLDGTNHDGERYIKKLKNKNKDFLIAGGMAGDNGEFKETYVFDNEYITSKGAVACALNSDKLKAENHYSFNWQPIGKSFKITKANKNVLYEIDNQPALDLYFHYFGKEILNFPLATMEIPIMIKKHDNYIAIACIGIDENAKSLIFAGDIKENDIFKFGFGDTNLIFSSSKDIYEKVSQFNSEAIFIYSCVARKALMGKLIEEETKYLNSIAPTSGFFTYGEFFHFKDVKENELLNQTLTLLSLSEKKSISPKKSKLKKFDGKRYDQITIFKILANFIDAMTDELKSTNEKLKLLSETDQLTKIYNRRKIIEILEEECEKSKRFSSPLSLIMIDIDFFKNINDTYGHLVGDKILIEFSSVLKKSIRKIDHLGRWGGEEFLIIAVGDKKEDAKIFANKIKKIIENHSFPKIKKLTASFGITEYNKDMSLENFIKKADTALYKAKKSGRNCVISV, encoded by the coding sequence ATGCAAGTTTTTAATATTAATTATAAAAATATAAAAGACCTTAAAAATGTTCAAAAAACATTTAATAAAAATTTTGAAAAGATATTGATTCAAGTATTTTGTGGAAAAAGAGATAAAGCATATATAAAAAATCTTCAAAAAAACCTCAATACTCTTTTTCCAAACTCTCATGTTATTGGAACAACTACTGCTGGTGAAATATTTAATGGAAAAGTATATGATTCTCATACAGTTATCTCTTTTACACAATTTGAAAATGTTTCACTAAATTCACTCCTAATAGAAGAGGAAAATAGTGAAAAACTAGGAAAAGAAATTGGAAATAGATTAGTATCTGATGATACAAAAGTTATTTTAACTTTTTTAGATGGTACAAACCATGATGGAGAGAGATATATTAAAAAACTTAAAAATAAAAACAAAGATTTTCTCATAGCTGGCGGAATGGCAGGCGATAATGGAGAATTTAAAGAAACTTATGTATTTGATAATGAATATATTACTTCAAAAGGAGCAGTTGCCTGTGCTTTAAATTCTGATAAATTAAAAGCAGAAAACCATTATAGTTTTAATTGGCAACCAATTGGAAAAAGTTTTAAAATAACAAAAGCTAATAAAAATGTATTATATGAAATAGATAATCAACCTGCTTTAGATCTATATTTTCACTATTTTGGAAAAGAGATCTTAAATTTTCCATTAGCAACTATGGAAATTCCTATAATGATAAAAAAACATGATAATTATATTGCAATAGCTTGCATAGGTATTGATGAAAATGCAAAATCTTTGATTTTTGCTGGAGATATTAAAGAAAATGATATCTTTAAATTTGGATTTGGTGATACAAATCTCATCTTTTCATCATCAAAAGATATTTATGAAAAAGTTTCACAGTTTAATAGTGAAGCAATTTTTATATATTCCTGTGTAGCGCGAAAAGCCTTAATGGGAAAACTTATTGAAGAAGAGACAAAATATTTAAATAGTATAGCTCCTACATCTGGATTTTTTACATATGGTGAGTTTTTTCATTTTAAAGATGTTAAAGAAAACGAGCTTCTCAATCAAACATTAACACTTCTTTCATTATCTGAAAAAAAGAGCATATCACCAAAAAAATCAAAATTAAAAAAATTTGACGGGAAAAGATATGATCAAATTACAATATTTAAAATTTTAGCAAATTTTATTGATGCAATGACTGATGAATTAAAAAGTACAAATGAAAAATTAAAACTTTTATCAGAAACTGATCAATTAACAAAAATATATAATAGAAGAAAAATTATAGAAATTCTTGAAGAGGAGTGTGAAAAAAGTAAAAGATTTTCATCACCTTTATCTTTAATAATGATTGATATAGATTTTTTTAAAAATATAAATGATACTTATGGCCATCTTGTTGGAGATAAAATATTAATAGAGTTTTCATCTGTTTTAAAAAAGAGTATAAGAAAAATAGATCATCTTGGAAGATGGGGTGGCGAAGAGTTTTTAATTATCGCAGTTGGAGATAAAAAAGAGGATGCAAAAATTTTTGCAAATAAAATCAAAAAAATTATTGAAAATCACTCTTTTCCAAAAATAAAAAAATTAACAGCAAGTTTTGGAATAACAGAATATAATAAAGATATGAGTTTAGAAAATTTCATAAAAAAAGCAGACACCGCTCTTTATAAAGCAAAAAAAAGTGGTAGAAATTGTGTTATTAGCGTTTAA